Genomic segment of Candidatus Rokuibacteriota bacterium:
CCCGGATGGTGCTGATCGACGGCGCGCCTGCAGGCCGGCCCGAGACCTGGCCCGTCATCTCCGCTGCCTGGTTTTCGGAGACCGATCGGGAGTACCTCGACGACCAGCTCGGCGACGACAGCCCGCTGCTCCTGTCGCTGTCGGCAGGAACCACCGGCCACCCCAAGGGGCCGTGCGCGACGCACCGCCAGTTCGAGAACCGGTTCATGGCCTACTGGATCGACCTGACGCTGAATGCGCACGACCGGTTCGTCCTCGCCACCCCCCTCTATCACGGCGGTGGCCGCGGGTTCGCCCTGGCGATGCTGTTCGCCGGGGCGACCGTGTGCGTCTTTCCGGCGCCGTACAGGCCCCACGAGCTGATCCCGCACGTGGCCGAGGTGGACGGCACCGCCACCTTCCTGGTGCCGACGATCCTGCGCCGGCTGCTCGAGAACCGCTTCGACGGCCTCGCCTTCCCCGGCCTCAGGAAGCTGATCTCGAGCGGCTCGGCCCTCTATCAGGAGGAGCGTGTCGCCGTCAGGCAGCGGCTGACGCCGCACCTCTACGAGATCTACTCGTCGACGGAGGGCGGGGCGGCGACGGTCACGGGCCCGGAGGAGATGGACCGCTACCCCGACTCCGTGGGGCGCCCGGCCTTCCGGGTGCAGCTCGAGATCGTGGACGACAGCCACCGTCCCGTCCGGCCCGGCGAAGTCGGCCGGCTGCGATACCGCAGTCCGGCCTCTCCGCAGGGCTACTTCGTGGGCGATTCGTCGGAGGCGTTCAGGGACGGTTGGTTCTATCCCGGCGATCTGGCCGCGATGAATGCGGACGGCTTCGTGTTCCTGAAGGGGCGGGCCAAGGACATGATCATCCGCGGTGGCGTCAACATCTATCCCGCGGACATCGAGCAGGTGCTGCTCGAGGCCGAGGAGGTGACCGATGCCGCCGTGCTCGGCGTGCCGTCGCGCGAGCTGGGCGAGGAGGTCGCAGCGTTCGTCGTCGCCTCCTCACCCGTCGAGGCGGCGCAGCTCGTCTCGCTGTGCCGCGCCCGGCTCGCCGCCTACAAGGTGCCGTCAAGGATCTTCTTCGTGGACAGCCTGCCGAGGAACTCGGCGGGGAAGGTCCTCAAGGCGGAGCTGACACGCCTGGCCGGCGCCGGCTGATCGCCCGAGGCGCCGCCGAGGTCGACCACGGATGCGGGAAGCGGAGTCCCTGATCATGAACTCCGTCGAGCAGTTCTGTCGCCAGAGGCTCGGGGGAGACGAGGTGCGGCGC
This window contains:
- a CDS encoding AMP-binding protein, with protein sequence MPLSEVFRLHARLRGSKVAIRQGPRRISYRSLDRLINGVCFVLEGLGVRRGDLVGVALRDSAEHLIVLLALSRYGAVIVPIDWRWSESEQQAVAARFGARMVLIDGAPAGRPETWPVISAAWFSETDREYLDDQLGDDSPLLLSLSAGTTGHPKGPCATHRQFENRFMAYWIDLTLNAHDRFVLATPLYHGGGRGFALAMLFAGATVCVFPAPYRPHELIPHVAEVDGTATFLVPTILRRLLENRFDGLAFPGLRKLISSGSALYQEERVAVRQRLTPHLYEIYSSTEGGAATVTGPEEMDRYPDSVGRPAFRVQLEIVDDSHRPVRPGEVGRLRYRSPASPQGYFVGDSSEAFRDGWFYPGDLAAMNADGFVFLKGRAKDMIIRGGVNIYPADIEQVLLEAEEVTDAAVLGVPSRELGEEVAAFVVASSPVEAAQLVSLCRARLAAYKVPSRIFFVDSLPRNSAGKVLKAELTRLAGAG